AACAGCTCACACTACTTATGGAGCTCTAGGAATAAAAGTATGGGTTTTCCATGGTGAAGTTCTTCCAACTAAAAGGGAAGGAGGAGAAGCGTAGTCATGTTAATGCCAAAAAGAACAAAACATAGAAAAATGTTTAGAGGTAGAATGAAAGGTACTGCTCAAAGAGGAAATACTGTAGCATTCGGAGATTACGGACTACAAGCTCTTGAGCCACACTGGATAACTAATAGACAAATAGAATCATGTAGGGTTGCTATCAACAGAACTTTCAAAAGAGAAGGAAAAACTTTTATCAGAATATTCCCTGACAAACCAATCACAGCTAGACCAGCTGGAGTGAGAATGGGTAAAGGTAAAGGAAACGTTGAAGGTTGGGTAGCAGTAGTTAAACCTGGAAGAATAATGTTCGAGGTTTCTGGAGTAACTGAAGATAAAGCTATGGTAGCTTTAAGAAAAGCTGCAATGAAGCTTCCTATCAGTTGTAAAATTGTTAAGAAAGAGAATGGTGGTGAAAACTAATGAGAGCTAAGGAAATAAGAGAAATGTCTACTGAAGACTTAGTTGTTAAGTGTAAAGAGCTTAAGGAAGAATTATTCAACCTAAAGTTCCAACTTTCATTAGGTCAACTTACTAACACTGCTAAAATTAGAGAAGTTAGAAGAGAAATTGCTAGAATTAATACAATCTTAAACGAAAGATAATCTCATTCAAGTTTATAGATAATTTGATTCTTTGGAAGAGGAGGTTAATGTCTTGAGAAAC
The uncultured Fusobacterium sp. DNA segment above includes these coding regions:
- the rpmC gene encoding 50S ribosomal protein L29 — encoded protein: MRAKEIREMSTEDLVVKCKELKEELFNLKFQLSLGQLTNTAKIREVRREIARINTILNER
- the rplP gene encoding 50S ribosomal protein L16 — encoded protein: MLMPKRTKHRKMFRGRMKGTAQRGNTVAFGDYGLQALEPHWITNRQIESCRVAINRTFKREGKTFIRIFPDKPITARPAGVRMGKGKGNVEGWVAVVKPGRIMFEVSGVTEDKAMVALRKAAMKLPISCKIVKKENGGEN